The Candidatus Eisenbacteria bacterium genome includes a region encoding these proteins:
- a CDS encoding purine-binding chemotaxis protein CheW, whose protein sequence is MDEATAAIQESASAQGTVEIDVGAQLAGKYMTFKLAAEEYGLEILKVREIIGLMDITEVPRTADFIRGVINLRGKVIPVVDLRLKFGMPKAEATDQTVIIVVQYSSRGQDVTMGILVDEVMEVMDIPAEQIDPPPSFGSNATDTEFILGVGKAEKRVIFLLEIGKVLSTDEVTDLVANAGASA, encoded by the coding sequence ATGGACGAAGCGACGGCTGCGATCCAGGAGAGCGCTTCCGCTCAGGGTACGGTGGAGATCGACGTCGGCGCTCAGCTGGCCGGCAAGTACATGACTTTCAAGCTGGCCGCCGAGGAGTACGGGCTCGAGATTCTCAAGGTGCGCGAGATCATCGGCCTGATGGACATCACCGAGGTGCCTCGCACGGCGGACTTCATCCGCGGCGTGATCAACCTGCGCGGCAAAGTGATTCCGGTGGTGGATCTGCGCCTCAAGTTCGGCATGCCGAAGGCGGAGGCCACGGATCAGACGGTGATCATCGTGGTGCAGTACTCCTCCCGCGGCCAGGACGTGACCATGGGCATCCTGGTGGACGAGGTGATGGAGGTCATGGACATTCCGGCGGAACAGATCGACCCGCCGCCGAGCTTCGGGAGCAACGCCACGGACACCGAGTTCATCCTCGGCGTCGGCAAGGCGGAGAAGCGGGTGATCTTCCTGCTCGAGATCGGCAAGGTGCTGAGCACGGACGAGGTGACCGACCTGGTCGCCAATGCCGGCGCTTCGGCTTAG